In Cryptomeria japonica chromosome 10, Sugi_1.0, whole genome shotgun sequence, a genomic segment contains:
- the LOC131049742 gene encoding uncharacterized protein LOC131049742: MKITTWNVRGLSAPNKRRLVKRVLSRSASEIIVMQETKLSIDNAEGFLKYCRDWEGVFQEANGSTGGLGILWKPDSVKVNLFEKAENWMICNVYNIRENSKFPLINVYGPSKTVEKTKVWNILTNKIKDLMSDRVVVAGDFNALLDLDQKKGGLRMTNKVMDDFRDFVERNQLVDVKPKNGRSTWINRRVNFANISERLDRHFIGEYWMGSSFQAEACILHVSLSDHFPVELKLSEGLPKGKSSFKVLSMWWRDGEFLSNLERWWKEINIFKGTPSFFFVKRMNFMKKKIKRWNRDCFKNIFEEKSRIEEALLQINSDTILRGMTNDTFLREKALKEELAEVLLRE, from the coding sequence ATGAAAATAActacttggaatgtcaggggcctctCGGCTCCTAACAAAAGACGCTTGGTCAAACGAGTGTTAAGTAGGAGCGCAAGTGAAATCATAGTGATGCAGGAAACTAAACTTAGCATAGACAACGCTGAAGGTTTTTTAAAATACTGTAGAGATTGGGAAGGTGTTTTTCAAGAGGCCAATGGTTCTACAGGTGGGCTAGGTATCTTATGGAAGCCAGATAGTGTGAAAGTTAATCTCTTTGAGAAAGCAGAAAATTGGATGATTTGTAATGTTTACAACATTAGGGAGAATTCAAAGTTTCCATTAATCAATGTATATGGGCCATCCAAAACTGTGGAGAAGACAAAGGTATGGAATATTCTTACAAACAAGATTAAGGATTTAATGAGTGACAGGGTTGTTGTGGCAGGGGATTTTAATGCCTTATTGGATTTGGATCAGAAAAAGGGGGGTCTGAGAATGACTAATAAGGTAATGGATGATTTCAGAGACTTTGTAGAACGAAATCAATTAGTGGATGTTAAGCCCAAAAATGGACGATCCACATGGATCAATAGAAGAGTAAACTTTGCAAATATTTCTGAAAGATTGGATAGGCACTTTATTGGAGAATATTGGATGGGGTCTTCCTTCCAAGCAGAGGCATGCATTCTCCATGTTTCATTATCCGATCATTTCCCTGTGGAATTAAAGTTGAGTGAAGGCCTACCTAAGGGGAAGAGCAGCTTCAAAGTTCTAAGTATGTGGTGGAGAGATGGGGAGTTTCTATCCAATCTTGAACGGTGGTGGAAAGAAATTAATATATTCAAGGGTACCCCTAGCTTTTTCTTTGTAAAACGAATGAATTTtatgaagaaaaaaatcaaaaggtgGAATAGAGATTGCttcaaaaacatttttgaagaaaaaaGTCGAATTGAAGAAGCACTTTTGCAAATAAATTCAGACACCATTTTGAGGGGAATGACCAATGATACATTCCTGAGAGAAAAAGCGCTAAAGGAGGAGTTGGCAGAGGTTTTACTAAGAGAATAA